GCGATGGCCCTCAGGACGATCCCCGAGGCCATGACGAAGACGTGGCCGTCGTGGAGGGCCCAGGTCCTTTGGACCAGGTCCCGGATGGGCTCGGCGAAGGGGACCGCCCCTTCGGGGGCCAAGGGGCGGTACCTCTCCGCCACGTAGAGGCGGCTCCCCGGGAGGGCCCGGTGGATCCGCTCCGCCACGGCCAGCCCGGGGAGGGTGAGGGTGTAGACGGCCACCCGCTCGGGTCTGAGGGGCCCAAGCTCAGGCATCTCCCCTCCGCAAAGGGAGGCCCGGGGTCTCCCCAGGAAGGGCCTCCTTGGTCTCCAGGTCGTACTTGAGGGCGTAGCCCCTGGGGGTGAGGAAGGTCCCCTCGTAGAGGCGGCTTTGGCTGTTGCCGATGACCACGGTGGTGAGCATTCCCGCCTCGGCCTCCAGGAGGCCCTCCAGCGTGGTGAGGACCACCTCCTGGCGCCTGCGGTAGGCCCCCTTGACCAGGGCGGCCGGGGTCTCCTTAGGGCGGTACTGGAGGAGGATCTCGGCGCTCCGCCTGAGCTGCCAGTGCCGCCGCTTGCTCTGGGGGTTGTAGAGGACCACCACGAAGTCCCCCTGCCCCGCGGCGTGGAGCCTCCGCTGGATGAGGGGCCAGGGGGTGAGGAGGTCGGAGAGGCTGAGGAGGCAGGTGTCGTGGGCCATGGGGCTCCCCAGGAGGCTGGCCACGGCGTTGGCCGCCGTGACCCCGGGCACCACCTCCAGCCAGACCTCCCCTTCCCCCAGGCGGAAGCGCCCCGGGAGGCCCACCCCCCCGTCGGCCCGCCGGAACCCCCGCTCCTCCATGAGCTCCAGAAGGGGCGCGGCCATGCCGTAGACCCCGGGGTCCCCCCCGGAGACCAGGGCCACCCGCTCCCCACCGAGGGCCCTCTCCAAGGCCTCCTCCGCCCGGTCTAGCTCCTCCGTCATCCCCTTGCGCACCACCCCCTTGCCCTCCAGGAGGCCCATCTCCTCCAGGAGGCCGATGTAGGTGCTGTAGCCGATCACGGTTCCCGCCCTCCCCAGGACCTCCTGGGCCCTAAGGGTAAGGCCCTCCAGGTTTCCCGGACCCATGCCCACCAGGTAGAGTTCGCCCATGCCTCACCTCCTGAAGCGGTGCCGGAAGCTGGGGTCGTAGAGCCGGCTCCTCAGGCCCCTGGCCCTCAGGGCCTCCCCCACGAGGAAGACCGTGGTGTCCCGCGGGGGGAGAAGGGAGAGGCCCTCCAGGTCTGTCAGCCCCACCTCCTCCCCCGGCTGGCCCACCCGGTGGCCGTAGAGGACGGGGGTATCCCCGGGGAGGCCCGCCTCCAGGAGCTCCCGCGAGAGCCTCCTCGGGTGCATGCCGGAGAGGTAGAGGGCCAGGGTAAGGCCCCTCCTGGCCAGGCTCCTCGGGTCCTGGCCCTCGGGGACGGGGGTCCTCACCCCAAGCCGCGTGAAGGCCACGGCCTGGGCCACCTCGGGGGCGGTGAGGGGGACCCCGGCCCGGGCGGCCAGGGCGAAGGCCGCGGTGACCCCGGGGACCACGGCCACCTCCACCCCCAGGGCCTCCAGGGCCTCCTTCTCCTCCAGGAGGGTGCCGTAAAGCCCCGGGTCCCCGGAGTGGAGCCGCACCACCACGCCCCCCTTGCCGGCCTCCCCGGCAAGGAGGAGGGCGATCTCCTCCAGGACCATCCCCTTGGAGTCCCGAAGCTCCGCCCTTGGGGCAAGCCCCTTTAGGGCCTCCTCGGGGAAGAGGCTTCCCGTGTAGAGGACGAACCGGGCCTCGGCCAAAAGCCTCGCCCCCTTCACCGTGAGGAGCTCGGGGTCTCCCGGCCCCCCGCCCACCACGTGCACCACGGGCCTCATCCCTCCCTCCAAAGCCCCAAGAGGGTCCAGTAGTCCCTCGGCCCCTCGAAGGCCTCCAAGGGGAGGACCGCCTCCCCCGGCATCCCAAGCCGCAGGAAGACGAGGCCCCGCCAGCCAGGGAAGGCCTCGCCTAGGGCCTTAGGGTCCTTGGCCTTGTAGAGGAAGACGCTCCGGAAGCGGCCTAGCCCCTCGGGGTCCACCCCCTTGAGCCCCGTGAGGACCGCAAACCCCTCCTCCCCCATGGCCAGGGGCCTTTTGGCCCTGGCGGCCGCCACCTGGTGGGCGCTGATCCCGGGGACCGGCACCACCTCCACCCCTTCCAGGTGGGGGAGGAGGTTCCAGGGGGAGGCGTAGAGGAGGCTGTCCCCCAGGACCAGGTACCCCCCTTCCCCGTAACGGGCCAGGGCCTCCCTCAGGACCCTGGCCGCCTCCCGCCTGGCCTCCTCCCGCCTTTCCCCCTCGCTCCCCGTGAAGAGGGGAAGGGGGAGGAGGGGCTTGCCCTCGGGGATGTGGGCCCGGGCGATGCGGAGGGCGAGGGGTTCCCGGTCCGCCTCCTTGGGGTAGAAGAGGACGGGGAGGCTCTGGATGAGCCTGAGGGCCTTCAGGGTGAGGAGTTCCGGGTCCCCCGGGCCCACGCCAATCAGGTAGAGCCGCATCCCGCCTCCTTCCGCACCGCGAGGAGCGTGGTGGGGTTTTGCGCCTCCAGGCGGTGGTAGCCCAGGAGGGGCACCACCCGGCTCGCCTGCACCTGGAAGCCCTCCAAGGGGAGGCCCGTTCCCTTGAGGAAGGCGTAGGCGGCGGCCAGGTTTTCCAGGGTGATGGCGGCCACTACCAGCCTTCCCCCGGGCCTCAGGGCCTCCAGGCTCCTCTCCAGGATGGCGGGGAGCTCCCCCCCGCTTCCTCCCACGAAGACCGCGTCCGGGGCGGGCAGGCCCTCCAGGGCCCCGGGGGCCTCCCCCCGGACCAGGGTGAGGTTGTGGGCCCCGTGGCGGCGGGCGTTCTCCAGGATGTGGGGCCAGGACTCCGGGTTCTTCTCCACGGCGTAGACCTGGCCCAAGGGGGCGAGCCTCGCCGCCTCGATCCCCACGCTCCCCGTTCCCGCCCCGATGTCCCAGAGCACCCCGTCCGGGGGAAGGCCCAGGAGGCCCAGGGCCAGGAGGCGCACCTCCCGCTTGGTGATGAGGCCCTTTTTGGGCATGCGCCGCTCGAAGGCCTCGTCGGGGAAGAAGCCGAGGCGGGAGGGCAGGGGCCCTTTGGCCTCCAGGATGAGGACGTTGGGGTCCAGGAAGGCCTCCCGGGCCAGGGCCTCGAGGCCCTCGAAGCTCCGCACCCTCTCCTCCGCCTCCCCCAGGCGCTCGGCCACATGGGCCCGGAAAGGCCCCGCCCCCATCTGCAAAAGGGCCTCGGCGATGCGGTTTGGGCTGTTCTCGGGGTCGGTGTAGACCACGGAGAGGGGGGAGAGGGCGATCTCCAGGAGCGTCCCCCCCAGGGGCCTCCCGTGGAGGGAGAAGAGCCGGGCTCCGTCCCAGGGTAGCCCGAGCCTCGCGAAGGCCTCCTGGAAGGCCGTGGGGGCGGGGTGGACCTCAGCCTCGGGGAAGCGCTCCAAGACCCTCTTGCCGATGCCGTAGAAGAGGGGGTCCCCCGAGGCCAGGAAGGCCACCGCCCTCCCCTCCCGCGCCCGGGCCTCCGCCAGGTCCAGGAGGGGCTCCAAGGGGCCCCGGATGGCCACCCTCTCCCCCTGGTGCTCGGGGAAGTGGGCCAGGTGCCTCGCCCCTCCGATGAGGACCTCCGCCTCCGCCACCCGCCTCAGGGCGGCGAGGCTTAAGGCCTCCCTGCCCCTCGCCCCCAGGCCGATGAGGTAGACCCTGCCCATCTAGCCCTCCCTCCCCGCCCCAGAGGTGTCCACGCCCCCGTCTGCGGCCAGGCGGATGAGGGCGTGGAGGGCGGCCACCACCAGCGTGGACCCTCCCTTCCGCCCCAGGGTGACGATCCAGGGCACGCCCGAAGCCATGAGGGCCTCCTTGGCCTCCAGCACGTTCACGAAGCCCACGGGCATCCCCAGGACCAGGGCGGGCTGGGCCCCCCGCCCTATGGCCCCCACCAGGGCCAGGAGGAAGGTGGGGGCGTTCCCCACCCCCACGATGGCCCCCTCCAGGAGTCCCTGCTCCTCGGCGTAGTCCACGGCGGCCTCGGCCCGGGTTCCCCCCGTGGCCTTGGCCCTTTGGACCACCTCGGGGTGGGAGAGGAGCTCCACCACCTCGTTGCCGAAGAGGGCGAGCCTCTCTGGGTTCAGGCCGCAGGCGATCATCCGGGCGTCCACCAGGATGCGGGCGCCCCCCTTCAGGGCCTCAAGCCCCGCCTCCACCGCCCCTGGGCTGAAGCGGGTGAGCTCCTTGAACTGGAAGTCGGCGGTGGCGTGGATCATCCGGCGCACCACGGGCCACTCCAAGGGCGAGAAGCCGTGGGGCCCGGCCTCCTCGTCCACCATGCGGAAGCTCGCCTCCTCTATGGCCCGCCCCTTGGCCGTCATCTGGTGGGCGGGGTTTTTCTGGGACTGGATCAGGTCATCCACGGTAGGCCTCCCGGTCCGGCCAGGCGGCAAGGCACCGCCCCTCATCAAAGTCCGTGAGGGCCACGCTCACCGCGGGCCTCTCCCCGATGTAGGCCTGGAGCCTCTCCTGGGCCAGCCGGACCAGATTCACAAAGAAGGGCTCCAACCCCTCCTCCAAGGCAAGCTCCAGGAAGCGGCGGGCGGTGGTGGCCCCTTCCGCTTCCCGCAAGGCCCTGGGGCTCGCCCCGGCCTCCCGGAGGAGCCTCTGGAGGAGGTCCCGGTTCACCTCGCCCCCGGCGGCGTGGGTCATCGTCTTCCCGTCGGCCATCTTGGAGATCTTGCCGATCATGCCCACGATCCGCACCAGGGCGATCCCCACCTTCCTCGCCGCCTTGAGGACGTCCCCCACGAAGTCCCCCATCTCGATGAAGGCCATCTCCGGCAGGTGGGGGAGGAGCCTCTGGGCGAAGCGCTCGCTCTTGCCCCCGGTGGTGGCGGCGATCTCCAGGAGGCCGTTTGCCCGGGCCACCCCCACGGCCTGGACCACGCTCATGCGGAAGGCGCTGGTGGAGTAGGGCTTCACCACCCCTGTGGTCCCCAGGACGGAGAGCCCCCCGAGAACCCCAAGCCTGGGGTTGAGGGTCCTTTTGGCCAGCTCCTCCCCCCCGGGGATGGCGATGGTGATGGCGAGGGGTCTCGCCGTCACCTCCCGCACCGCCTCCCAGATCATGCGCCGGGGCACGGGGTTGATGGCGGGCTCCCCCACGGGAACCCCGAGGCCCGGTTTGGTCACGACCCCTACCCCCTCGCCCCCCTCCAGCCGGTCCTCGCTGGCCGGGCGCACGAAGGCCTGGATCTCCGCCCCGTGGGTCACGTCGGGGTCGTCCCCTGCGTCTTTGATCATCCCCACCAGGACCCCGTCCCCCTTCCTCTCCAGGCGGAACACGGAAAAGGGCTGCCGCCAGCCTGCGGGGAGCCAGATGTCCACCTCCTTGGGGGCCTCCCCCAGCAGGGCCAGGGCGGCGGCCTTGGCCGCAGCGGCGGCGTTGGCCCCGGTGGTGAAGCCGATGCGGCTTCCCCTCTTGTCCCGGGGCGGGGGGTAGGGGTGGCTCATGCCGGCCTCAACGCGTAGGCCCTAAGGCCCAGGAGGAAGAGGAAGAGGCCTAGGCCCAGGGGCAGGGCCAGGGCCTCGAGGTCCAGGGCCACGAGCTCCGCCAGGGCCAGGCCCAGGCTCAGGAAGACCACCGCCCACCCCAGGGCGCGGCTTGCCCTTTGGGCCCGCCTCGAGTCCCGGGCCAGGTTCTGCAGGCGGCTCGCCAGGAGCCCGTCCACCCCGTCCACGAGCAGCATCCCCAGGGTGAAGAGGAGGCCCAGGCGCAGGGGGGAGAGCTCGGCGGCGAGGGCCAGGGCGGAGAGCTGGCTCGCCGTCTCAAACCCCAGGCCAAAGAGGACCCCGAGGAGGAGGGGGTTGAGGAGGGGAAGGCGGGGAGGGGGGGGCTTCCCCACGGCCCCTTCCCTTAGGAGGCGGTGGAGGTTTAGCCCCGCCACCAGGAGGAGGAGAAGGGCAGGGAGGTGGAGGGCCTCCAGGTCCACCCGTTGGAGGAGGGCCGCTGCCGGGAAGGCCAGGAGGGTGACGATGGCCCCATGCCCCAGGGCGAAGAGAAGGCCCACATAGGGGGAAGGGCGCACCCGGGCCAGGCCGTCCACCGCCGCCAGGTGGTCGGGGTCTACCCCGTGGCGCATCCCCAGGGCCACGGCCAGGAGGTCTAGCCCGCTCATGGGGTACCTGCCTTTGGGGCTGAGAGGATAGGCTCTAACCGGAAACCGGCTCCTTTCATCCTTGCCTCCTTTCGCCCCTGCTCGGGGGCAGGTGAGGCGCGCGCCGGGGCGGGCATTCGGGCTTCCGGCCAAGAGGCTAGGGCCTGGCGTTGGGGCCGGTTACCGTTGCGGCACAGCGCCGGACTTTCACCGGTCTTCCCCCTTTGTTGCCCCAGGGCATCCGGGCCCTGGGGCACCCCGGCCGCGTGGGCCCCTCTGGGGGGCTTGGCCCTCTTTCTACTCCTGGCCTGCGCCCCTGTCAACCCCGGGGCCGAGCCGGTCCAGGACCCGCCTGGGCCAGTCCACCACCAGGGCGCTCCCCAAAGGGACTAGGCCGTCCTCCCCCAGGGCCCGAAGGACGGCCCGGATCACCCCGCCGTGGGTGAAGAGGAGGGCAGGGGCCTGAAGGCTTTCCAAGAAGAGGAAAACCCGCTCCTGAAAGGCGGAAAGGCTTTCCCCTCCCGGGGGAGAGAAACCTTGGAAGCGGAGCATGGCCTCCTTGTGGACGGGGTCCAGCCCTTCCCAGAGGGCCCCCTCGAGGGCCCCGAAGTGGATCTCCCTGAGGGCCCGGGTGGCCTCTGGGCGGAAGCCCGCAAGCTCCGCCGTCAGGAGGGCCCGCCTGAGGTCGGAGCTGTAGGCGGGGAGGGGCGGGAGGAGGCCCTTTAGGGCCCGGGCCTGGGCCTCGCCCTCGGGGGTAAGGGGGAGGTCCGTCCAGCCGAGAAGCCTCCCCTCCCGATTCCAAAGGGTCTCCCCGTGGCGCACGAGCCAAAGCTCCATGCCCATAGCCTACCCCACCTGGCCGGGGCCTCGGGCCTCCGGCTCCCGAAGCGCCCCGGGGGCCCCAAGCGGGAGGGAGGAGGGGCGGGTCTACCCTACCCAGGGCCCTTGCCCCCTAGAGGCGGGCCCGGACATGGAGGGGCGCTATGTTAATATAGGCCTTCATGGAACGCCCAAGGGTTCCAGTGGAGCTTCCAGAGGCCCAGGCCCGCATGGACCAGCTCACCAAGCCTCCCCGCTCCCTGGGCTTCCTGGAGGAGGTGGCCCTCCGCCTCGCCGCCATCCAGGGCCGGGTGAAGCCGGAGCTTGGCCCTGGGGCCGTGGTGGTCTGCGCCGCCGACCACGGGGTGGTGGCCGAGGGGGTCTCCGCCTACCCCCAGGAGGTGACCCGGCAGATGGTCCTGAACTTCCTCCAAGGAGGGGCCGCCATCAACCAGTTCGCCCGGGTGGCGGACTGCGAGGTCTACGTGCTGGACGTGGGGGTCATGGGGGAGCTTCCCGACCACCCCAGGCTCCTTAAGGCCAAGGTGCGGGAGGGGACCGCCAACCTGGCCCAGGGCCCCGCCATGGCCCCGGAGGAGGCGGAAAGGGCCCTCCTGGCGGGCCGGGAGGCGGCCAGGCGGGCCCTGGAGGCGGGGGCCACCGTGCTGGCCGCGGGGGACATGGGCATCGGCAACACCACCGCGGCTTCCGCCCTGACGGCCGCCCTTCTCGGCCTCCCTCCCGAGGCCGTGGTGGGCCGGGGGACGGGGGTGGGGGAGGAGGGCTTAAGGCGGAAGCGGGAGGCGGTGGCGAGGGCCCTGGCCCGCCTCCGGCCTGGGATGGGGCCCCTCGAGGTGGCCAGCGAGGTGGGGGGGCTGGAGCTTTTGGCCATCGCCGGGATCTACCTGGAAGGGGCGGAGTGGGGGGTGCCCCTGGTCCTGGACGGCTTTCCCGTCTCCGCGGGCTTCCTCCTGGCGAGCCGCCTAGACCCCAGGGTCCTCCCCTACGCCTTCGCCGGCCACCTCTCCCGGGAGCCCGGGCACCGGGCGGTCCTGGAGGCCCTGGGCCTCAGGCCCCTCTTGGACCTGGACCTGGCCCTGGGGGAGGGGACGGGGGCGGTCCTGGCCATGCCCCTCCTCCGGGCGGCGGCCCGGATCCTCCACATGGCCACCTTCACCGAGGCGGGGGTGAGCCCCGGGAGCTGATGCCTTTTCTTCCCGTTTCCCTCGCTTGCCGGCTCAGAAAAACCTCCCGGGAACCCTTTGCCGGGGCCCCCATGCTGGCTTGGGCCAGCATGGGGCGGCGTGACGCCCCCCAAAGCCCCAACCCAGGTATCCTGCGCTCTAAAAGCTGGACGTGGGCCCTTGGCTGGTGGCCGGGGCGGGATGGAAGGGGGCCCGGGCGCTAGCCCGGGCCCCAAGGGGAATACCCCCTAGAGGTTCCGCACCACCACGAAGAGCCCTAGGGCGAAGTAGAAGAGGAACCACCCCACCAGGAGCCGGACCCCGAGGTCGCCGAACCGCTCCACTCCTGCCGAGGGGTCAGCCCCTTGGGGCTTCTGGCCGGAGGCGTAGAGGACCTGGGCCAGGTAGACGATGACGGGGACCGCGGCGATCCCGGTGGCCACGAAGAAGAGGATGGAGCCCCAGTCCCAAACGTACGGATAACCCATGGCGGAGTAGCCCAGCCGGCCCAGGGCCGAGGCCCGCATGCCCTCCCGGAGGACACCCACCACTAGGAGGGCCAGCAGGTAGAGGCCCAGGGTTCCCAAGGCCCCCTCCATCCGGGCCCTGGCGCTATGCCCGTAGAAGACCAGGGCCACGGCCGCCACCACCAGGAGGATGGGAAGGGTGAGGCCCACCTCGGCGCCCTGGGTGAGGGCCCAGAGGGCGCCCAGGAGCCCGAAGAGGAGGGCCCCAAGGCGCAGGGCCCCCTTCGCCTGGCCCTCCACAAAGGCCAGGAAGTCCCTGGGCACGTCCTCCCGCCTGCGGAAGTACCAGGCGAAGAGGAGGAGCATGACTCCCAGGGAGAGGGCCGCCTGCCCGAAGAGCAGGGCCCCAAACCTGGGGAGGTTGGAGCCGTGGAAGGCCAGGCCCCGGGTGTCCGCCACGCCGCCCGGGGCGTACCACTCCACCCACCGGGAGGGGTAGAGGCCGTAGCTCGCCAGGTTGTGCATGATCCAGCCCGCCAGCAGTAGGAGCGCTAAGGAGACGTACCCCACCCCGGCCAGGTTGCCCCGCAGGTAGAGGACGTAGAGGAGGAAGTAGCCGATGGCGACGACGGGGATGAAGAGGGTGGTCCAAAGCCCCATGGTGGTGGTGGCCGAGTACCAGGCGGGGTCGTAGATCACCTGGACGAAGAGGAGGGGGGCGATGCCCATGGTGATGCCGAGGCCCGTGGACTGTACGGCCAGGCGGATGGATACCTGGGCCAGGCGCCGCCAGTTCTCTTCGGACCGCCTGAGGCCGTAAAGCCCCAGGGTCAGGCCGCCGATGGCGGTGGTCACGAAGAGGATGTGCAGGACGTAGGTCACCACCAGGAGGATCTGCAGGGGCAGGGGGTGGATGGGGGCTCCCAGGGGGTCCCGCATGGACAGAAGGGCTTCGGGCGTCATTGGGCACCTCCTTCAGCCTTGAGCTCGGGGAAGAACTCCTTGACCATCCTCTCCAGGTAGAGGGCCATGTACTCCCGCTCCTCGGGGGTACCCACCGTGGGGTGCATGTAGGGGAAGCCTCCGATGGCCTCCAGGTAGGCCCGGATGGCGGGGGCGGTGGTCATCCCACGCCTCTTCAGGAGGGCGGGCAGGGGCCGCAGACCCCCCAGGAAGGCCGTGTTCTTGCTGACGGTGTGGCAGCTGGAGCACTGCAACGCCACCAGGGCCCGACCCGCCTCCACGGGGTCCAGGCCGGCCGTGGGCCCCGCTCCCTTAGCCCCCGGCGCCACGGCGAAGGGCATCCGTCCGAGGATCCCTTCCTCGTTCAGCCGGGGGGCTTCGGCCTTCACCCCTCGAGGCGCCTTTTCGGCATAGATGATCTGGTTGGAGGCCATGTAGCCGTAGATGACGTCGGGCTTGCGCAGCACCTCCCGGGTCCGCTCGGCGCCGAAAAGCCCCAGGAAGGCCAGGGCGAGGGCCAGATAGCCCAAGGGGGCGCCCACCCTCCTGGGGGCCAGGAGGGCTAGGAGGAGAACCAGGCCTGTGGCGATCACCCCCACCGCCATCTTGATGTAGAAGACGGGCTGGATGGCCTGGGGGAGGCGGAGCATGGTCTTGGCGTGCTCGTGCAGGCTGGGCACGTACCAGAAGACCACCAGGGCCACGCCGAGGGCCAGGCCCACAAGCCCCACCTTGCCCGCCAGGGGCATGACCTCCTGCCGGGCCGGGTGGTCCTTGGGAAGGCTACCCGCCACCACGAGGGCGTAGAGGGCGGTCAGGGCGAACATCAGGGCGAAGCGGGCCAGGAGCATGGGCCAGAAGGACGGGTTGTAGAAGCCGTCCAGGCTGAGCCCGGTCTCAAGCCAGGCCCCAGGGGTGAGCTTGAAGCCCAGGATGCCCACGATGATGGCCAGGGTCCCGCTGGCCGCCAGGGCCAGGATCAGCCCGATGCGGGCGTGGGTCTTGGGGCTTACCCGGCCGAAGGTGTAGTAGTAGACGGCGATGCCGAAGACGTCAATGATGAACCAGAACCACTCAGCGGCCCAGTAGAAGACGAAGTTGTGGATGAGGGTGGAGATGCTCCTGGGGTTGCTGGCGGTGACGGAGAACCAGATGCCCACCCCGAACATGGCCCCTAGGGTGTAGGCCAGCATGAGGAGCCGTAGGGCGGAGGCCTTCAGGTAGTCCTGTAGGTAAGGCTTGTTCTCCACAAGGGCCTTCCGCTCCACCCACCAGTTGAACCAGGTGGCGGCCACGGTCACGTGGGAAAAGAGCACGTGGGCCACGGCGATGATGCCCACCACCATGGCCGAGTGGATCAGGAAACCTTCCCAGACCGGGTACATCCTCACCTCCTTGCGGGCCCCTTTCAAGGCCTACCCTCAAGGTAGCGGGGGTGCCAAGGCCAGCCTTCCTCCCCTTAGGAGAGTACGAACGTCCCTTGCCCGGCGCTACCTTAGGGAGGTAAAGGATGGGGGTTAAAGGTCCCCAAAGGCTTCTCCTGGCGGGGCTCTACCTGGCCCTCACCCTGGCGGCCTCCACCGGGGTGGTCCTGCAGATGTACCTCATGCAGGTGCAAAACCCCTCCCTGAGGGCCGACCTCTGCCAGGCCTCGGGGGAGGAGAGGCCCCCCGAGCACTCCCCCCTCTGCGGCCTCCAGGTGGCCTCGGGGGCCCTGGTCCTGGAGGAGCCCGCTCCCCCAAGCCCCCTGGAGGTCCTGTGGGTCCGCCCCACGCCTCACAAGGGGTATCCCCAGCCCCCGGCGGCCCTCTTTGCGCCCCGGGCCCCTCCCGCCGCACAGACCGGAAAGGCGGCCTATGGCTCTGGTTTTGGGCGAAGGGAGGTGGTGCGTTTGCAGGTGGTGCTCTACACCAAGGAGATTGAGCTTTATGCTTTGGTCTTCGCCGCCCTGGAGGGGCGGGGAATCCGGGTTTCCCTGATGGGGGGAAGCGGCATCAGGCTGGCGGATCTGGAACACATGGAGCTGGGCCAAAGGGTGATCTGGCGCACCCCGGCGGGGGTCCGGGCCTGGGACCCCAGGTCCTGGACCTTCCTTACCCGCAGGGATGATCCCCAAACCCTGGCGGAGGGCCTTATGGGGCGGGGGGGGCTTGGCCTGAGGCCCGGGGAAAGGGCGGTCTTCAGGGCCGTGGGAGCCCTGGGCACGCTCCGAACCTTTCCCCTCGCTCAGGCCACGGGCCTGGAGGGGTACCAGGTGCGCTACCACCTTAGGGGGCTTCGCAATAAGTTTGGCCTCTCCGACCTGGACTTTCTGCGCCTAGCCCGGTATAGCCTGAGGCTTGCCGGGCATGGGACAGCCCCCCTCGAGGAGGGGGGGAGGGCCCTGAGGGCGGGGGTGGGGCCCTAGGCCCGGGTCAGGCCCTTTTGGGGCCCCCGCCGCTGTGGGGTACTTAGCCCGCCTCCGAATCCAGGACCACGGCG
The genomic region above belongs to Thermus sediminis and contains:
- the cobJ gene encoding precorrin-3B C(17)-methyltransferase, whose protein sequence is MGELYLVGMGPGNLEGLTLRAQEVLGRAGTVIGYSTYIGLLEEMGLLEGKGVVRKGMTEELDRAEEALERALGGERVALVSGGDPGVYGMAAPLLELMEERGFRRADGGVGLPGRFRLGEGEVWLEVVPGVTAANAVASLLGSPMAHDTCLLSLSDLLTPWPLIQRRLHAAGQGDFVVVLYNPQSKRRHWQLRRSAEILLQYRPKETPAALVKGAYRRRQEVVLTTLEGLLEAEAGMLTTVVIGNSQSRLYEGTFLTPRGYALKYDLETKEALPGETPGLPLRRGDA
- a CDS encoding cobalt-precorrin-4/precorrin-4 C(11)-methyltransferase is translated as MRPVVHVVGGGPGDPELLTVKGARLLAEARFVLYTGSLFPEEALKGLAPRAELRDSKGMVLEEIALLLAGEAGKGGVVVRLHSGDPGLYGTLLEEKEALEALGVEVAVVPGVTAAFALAARAGVPLTAPEVAQAVAFTRLGVRTPVPEGQDPRSLARRGLTLALYLSGMHPRRLSRELLEAGLPGDTPVLYGHRVGQPGEEVGLTDLEGLSLLPPRDTTVFLVGEALRARGLRSRLYDPSFRHRFRR
- a CDS encoding precorrin-2 C(20)-methyltransferase — protein: MRLYLIGVGPGDPELLTLKALRLIQSLPVLFYPKEADREPLALRIARAHIPEGKPLLPLPLFTGSEGERREEARREAARVLREALARYGEGGYLVLGDSLLYASPWNLLPHLEGVEVVPVPGISAHQVAAARAKRPLAMGEEGFAVLTGLKGVDPEGLGRFRSVFLYKAKDPKALGEAFPGWRGLVFLRLGMPGEAVLPLEAFEGPRDYWTLLGLWREG
- the cbiE gene encoding precorrin-6y C5,15-methyltransferase (decarboxylating) subunit CbiE; the encoded protein is MGRVYLIGLGARGREALSLAALRRVAEAEVLIGGARHLAHFPEHQGERVAIRGPLEPLLDLAEARAREGRAVAFLASGDPLFYGIGKRVLERFPEAEVHPAPTAFQEAFARLGLPWDGARLFSLHGRPLGGTLLEIALSPLSVVYTDPENSPNRIAEALLQMGAGPFRAHVAERLGEAEERVRSFEGLEALAREAFLDPNVLILEAKGPLPSRLGFFPDEAFERRMPKKGLITKREVRLLALGLLGLPPDGVLWDIGAGTGSVGIEAARLAPLGQVYAVEKNPESWPHILENARRHGAHNLTLVRGEAPGALEGLPAPDAVFVGGSGGELPAILERSLEALRPGGRLVVAAITLENLAAAYAFLKGTGLPLEGFQVQASRVVPLLGYHRLEAQNPTTLLAVRKEAGCGST
- a CDS encoding precorrin-8X methylmutase; amino-acid sequence: MDDLIQSQKNPAHQMTAKGRAIEEASFRMVDEEAGPHGFSPLEWPVVRRMIHATADFQFKELTRFSPGAVEAGLEALKGGARILVDARMIACGLNPERLALFGNEVVELLSHPEVVQRAKATGGTRAEAAVDYAEEQGLLEGAIVGVGNAPTFLLALVGAIGRGAQPALVLGMPVGFVNVLEAKEALMASGVPWIVTLGRKGGSTLVVAALHALIRLAADGGVDTSGAGREG
- a CDS encoding cobalt-precorrin-5B (C(1))-methyltransferase, which gives rise to MSHPYPPPRDKRGSRIGFTTGANAAAAAKAAALALLGEAPKEVDIWLPAGWRQPFSVFRLERKGDGVLVGMIKDAGDDPDVTHGAEIQAFVRPASEDRLEGGEGVGVVTKPGLGVPVGEPAINPVPRRMIWEAVREVTARPLAITIAIPGGEELAKRTLNPRLGVLGGLSVLGTTGVVKPYSTSAFRMSVVQAVGVARANGLLEIAATTGGKSERFAQRLLPHLPEMAFIEMGDFVGDVLKAARKVGIALVRIVGMIGKISKMADGKTMTHAAGGEVNRDLLQRLLREAGASPRALREAEGATTARRFLELALEEGLEPFFVNLVRLAQERLQAYIGERPAVSVALTDFDEGRCLAAWPDREAYRG
- a CDS encoding HoxN/HupN/NixA family nickel/cobalt transporter is translated as MSGLDLLAVALGMRHGVDPDHLAAVDGLARVRPSPYVGLLFALGHGAIVTLLAFPAAALLQRVDLEALHLPALLLLLVAGLNLHRLLREGAVGKPPPPRLPLLNPLLLGVLFGLGFETASQLSALALAAELSPLRLGLLFTLGMLLVDGVDGLLASRLQNLARDSRRAQRASRALGWAVVFLSLGLALAELVALDLEALALPLGLGLFLFLLGLRAYALRPA
- a CDS encoding histidine phosphatase family protein, giving the protein MELWLVRHGETLWNREGRLLGWTDLPLTPEGEAQARALKGLLPPLPAYSSDLRRALLTAELAGFRPEATRALREIHFGALEGALWEGLDPVHKEAMLRFQGFSPPGGESLSAFQERVFLFLESLQAPALLFTHGGVIRAVLRALGEDGLVPLGSALVVDWPRRVLDRLGPGVDRGAGQE
- the cobT gene encoding nicotinate-nucleotide--dimethylbenzimidazole phosphoribosyltransferase, encoding MERPRVPVELPEAQARMDQLTKPPRSLGFLEEVALRLAAIQGRVKPELGPGAVVVCAADHGVVAEGVSAYPQEVTRQMVLNFLQGGAAINQFARVADCEVYVLDVGVMGELPDHPRLLKAKVREGTANLAQGPAMAPEEAERALLAGREAARRALEAGATVLAAGDMGIGNTTAASALTAALLGLPPEAVVGRGTGVGEEGLRRKREAVARALARLRPGMGPLEVASEVGGLELLAIAGIYLEGAEWGVPLVLDGFPVSAGFLLASRLDPRVLPYAFAGHLSREPGHRAVLEALGLRPLLDLDLALGEGTGAVLAMPLLRAAARILHMATFTEAGVSPGS
- a CDS encoding cytochrome c, which encodes MYPVWEGFLIHSAMVVGIIAVAHVLFSHVTVAATWFNWWVERKALVENKPYLQDYLKASALRLLMLAYTLGAMFGVGIWFSVTASNPRSISTLIHNFVFYWAAEWFWFIIDVFGIAVYYYTFGRVSPKTHARIGLILALAASGTLAIIVGILGFKLTPGAWLETGLSLDGFYNPSFWPMLLARFALMFALTALYALVVAGSLPKDHPARQEVMPLAGKVGLVGLALGVALVVFWYVPSLHEHAKTMLRLPQAIQPVFYIKMAVGVIATGLVLLLALLAPRRVGAPLGYLALALAFLGLFGAERTREVLRKPDVIYGYMASNQIIYAEKAPRGVKAEAPRLNEEGILGRMPFAVAPGAKGAGPTAGLDPVEAGRALVALQCSSCHTVSKNTAFLGGLRPLPALLKRRGMTTAPAIRAYLEAIGGFPYMHPTVGTPEEREYMALYLERMVKEFFPELKAEGGAQ